The sequence below is a genomic window from Setaria italica strain Yugu1 chromosome IV, Setaria_italica_v2.0, whole genome shotgun sequence.
tggagattccacctggctacgccagcgtccgcgtagagcaaatagttgatagccaatatgaaggtctagagctcgacctcctgggaggcgacggggaaaagacactggcagatgcacttcatgggatcattctatggcgaaacgctacatcattattcccggcacaaagccacctcctcagagctcaagaccgctccccgtagatccccagcagtgaccttctcctcatacctcgagaccgtcatctcctgcacaacctacttcaggaccgtcccttccatctatatcaaggtctccatctccaccacatcctggtggtgggagcgacgatgacaataacaacacccctccccgatcaccgtcgccggcaccaagagtgggccccatgaaggaacctgcaccaccactaaagaagtcacgagcaccgcttcccaagcaaagacagagaaagaagaaaacaaaggagcctgaagtgactcgtaaagaacgctgggaggcaatgtctcatgcggaacagtgggcagaaatccaacgagaggccagtgagtggttcaagaaacaagccgaagaaaaaaaaaagcaagcgagatggagccaccaccagtaaattgaagagatttaaacttttttatcaggatggaagaaggagccaagaaaaggataccactcttatcaaactatgaacgggctttagtaaaggctgatgaaaatgataaaaggaaaggaaagtcatatTCCAGCGGTGCTATCCCcaacctcagccatttatcaaaaaaagacgctcaacgggtaaaagcaatgcccttgcatcaacaagcagaagtattgaagttcatgcaagaaacaggtctgggacttgatgaatgcctagggcaagttgagacgccaactgcaccgccccctgagccgagatggccttatgagctaggcaaacctttagtaaagccttcattggtacggaagctatcaacaaagatgtacgcattccatcaatggtacatgatggcatccgccgacttgagggagatgctcggcctgaaggtaaaaccgatagattttcacggcgaaggcgagaaagtgttgtggctagacttcaaggatatatacaaagtgtacgatcatgatgccctggacgtctctctgatcagcgcttgggttctgtaagtgtctgtttatctctacatgtaaattatggcgtgcgtcaccgtactaacttcatcttccatttcatgttggatgctaattcagacatgccgccgagaggcgtacctacatataggcttcatggatccatctgtagttaaccaacaacagatacaattagcgccggaaaaaaccttggtggaagcatacaatttcctagacaaacaaacattcaaggatttcatactacttccatacaacttcaagtaagtgtgtgtataccgtctactttcgatgtcttttttcttatctctacatgttagttagctctaatatgcatgaacattttacgcacgcagcttccactggatccttattataattgagcctgaaagaagccacgtcactgtcttcgattcgttgaggaaagatccggtggattaccaagaaatgcaagacatgctaggcttgtaataattctggacctttatctctatgcaaaagtttgtttcctaaattttatccctgttacactatatcattcattattctaatccgcagcgcatggaaacaattcataaggacacacaaaggtccattcaaagaaaaacttacatggaacacagacttcccggtacgtatgaagtctgcacatttattacattgtataacaagaatatttcataacttattttttttcgcactgaagtgcttaagacaggaacccggtaataatctatgtggctactacatctgtgagcacatgcacagttttatgggacccaagggactaaagatgacgtcgcacaactttaaagtacgtaaaataaaactattactagttaattattttctagctccttatatgtatttgttcgtgtaacattcacaaatttccaaattatagatgttaaatattcaacaaggactcttgaaggaagaaagagtagcggcaatatgtgaaggtctcattggattcctaatggacgaggtggtagatccaaaaggagaattttattacgatggacgataATTAGaaactccgatcagcaacacctcgatgggaagattgtagatagatactttgatttatttgtatatataatacgtgctaattatgatcgatttgtactagttgaattgtgtatatgaattgtgtataagaattgtgtatatatatagtaattgtataattacaaatcccattcgtttaaatactagttgatttcattctaacaaaatctcaactactaaaggttaacaaaagggccgcggtactacgtacgtgatgcatgcatgaaaaatccaggcgccaggcagtgccatgcagggcgccatttagtcccggttggaatccagccgggactaaagggtaaccctttactcctagttgggaaacccaaccgggactaaaggggagccctttactcccggttggtgacaccaaccgggactaaagggggacctttactcccggttaaaagacccgggactaaagacccccttttgtcctggttgatttatcccggatggattttcggaagatatgcaccctaccaaccgagactaaaggctaattctctaccagtgtaaGATAATCTCCTATGGTAGGAGGCTAATACTTATCGACTCAGTTCTAAGTAATCCTGTCCATGTAAATGGtttcttttttctcaaaatCCCGAAAGAAGTTTTCTTAATAGATTGGATTACTTTAGGTCAAGATTCTTCTGGCCAGGGGATGGAAAAAAAAGTGGAAGCATAGTCTAAAAAAATGGAACATTCTGtgaaaaacaaaataacaagGAGGTCTTGGACTTTGAAATCCATAACAAGTGTCTTTAAGCAAATATCTTTACAAGCTAATTGATGAGGACAACATTTGGAAACAAATTCTTAAAAACAAATATCTAGGCGGTTTAGTAAGGCCTCatttggatacacaatgctaaactttagcacagcaatggagtgctaaagtttagcacttggggttgtttggatacagtgctaaagtttagcatcttggGTGAGAAATGATTACATTGCTCTCATTTATGACTagcttggggaaaagtggagaggagagagaggggaggcaACTAGGAAAAAAGTGGGTTTAGGGACCACTTtaagcacccattagcaccttttagcactccttgggtgtgctaaagaaaataagggtgctaaactttagcactcgccttttagcacccctgtttgggagttcaagtgctaaaagtggggtgctaaagtttagcacccctttcCAAACACTTTGCTTTGAGCTGTTCACCTTTGCTTTCACGCTATCCTTTTTATAATAATGGTTGGATACGTTGCACTGGATATATAGACTGAGATATGAACTGTTCTTGTATTAAAAGAACATCACTGACCATCTGAGGTAACTTGTCTCGATGGCTCTAAAAACATATCGACAGAGATAAAACCATCCAATATGTGCCCTTTTTAAGTAAGCGAGATATGCTAATGCTGCTAGCGCAACGAATGTAAATACCTTGAGCAAATTTGCAAACCTGGCAACTTACCTGATGGAAAATGAAACCAGTCTTAGGAGCTGTTTGGAAGCCTGCCAGAAACTGGTGTAAAATACCCCCTCAATATTTTTACAGTTGTAAACTAAAAAATATGTTTGGATGACTCGGTAGACTTTATTAACATATACATCGGTTTTAGCCCTTTACACTGGTGAGAAATAACACAGACCTCGCTAGGCAACGCAAAAAATACGACGGATATCGGGGGCCATCTCCTCTGTTCGTGCGATCCTACTagtcgccgccggcgatgaCGGCGCATCGCTCCTGCTAGCACCGACCAAAGGGTGATGGGGGCGCACAAATCGGCGGCGGCGATTCGACCTGCGGCAGCGATGAACCAATCGGTGGCGACAACGAGATCTGATCCCATGGCTGCCTCGCCGGCCTCGCCTCTCTCCAATCCGCGATTGATTCGGCGAGGACGGCATGCTCATCAGCGATTGCATGAAGCACCTTCGTCAAGGATGATATGCCCATCAGCACGACGAGGCCATGACCTACGGAGACGAACCCATCAGCGTAGGTAACTGACCCATCATCACGAACCTGCAGCCAGCAACGGTCTCCAATTTCTGAGATTTGAATCCATTTGTGCTCTATGCATTCCTTTCCAGTTCCGATTTTGGGTTCAATTTTACATTCAACGTCACTTTTTAATTGCTGTTTTTGCGCGGATATGAACTAATGGAAATCCCCTACCCCAGGAGCCTCGTTGTCTTCAGATCCGACGAGCTTGGCATTCATCTCCTTGCTGCCCCCGACTGGCGGCTGCACTATTCTAAGGGCATGCTCGTTGCAGTGTCCTCTTTGTCTTTCGCTGCAGCGTGTTCTTCCCTGTCTCGTTTGCAAAATCGCTGCATGATGGCCAAACAACATTTATACAAGGGAAAAATATTACAAAGGTTTTCTTGTGCACGACATTACACCTGGAACTTGGTTATAGCTGTAATTTTTCACAAatctcccaaacagggccttaaagAATAAATATAACGAGCAAACTTTCACTCTAAGTTCCAGTGGGCGGACCCATGTAGGAGTGAGTGAGGGCACAGGCCCTCACTCAAAAATTTTATGCAAAAGTAGTTAGCAATTTTTCACCATATTAATATTTATCAATTCATATACTCTTTGAGGTGTGCCCTCGCTCAAAAATTCTTTTAGGTCCGCCCGGCAGTGAACACGTTGCAGGATAATAGGTGAGAACAGGCGTAAAGACAAACACGTTCTTCTCTGGGTCACGCCAAGAATTCCTTTTCCCAAATTCTCTCCACCTACCCCACTCGTGTGATCAATCTGCATCTATATTTTTTTCCCAGTTCCTCAGACACGTGCATGCACAACCCACATACACATACCTTATTTTGTTTTGCTCATTAGCAACTAGCCTCTTAGTTTGACCGTGAAATATCAGCAACCAGTAAAGGCGAATATATTGGTCAATAGTCAAGAATCGCAAGTCAGGGTTTTGTGGGCCATCTTTATTCTAGCATGATCATGACTATATCCTTTTTCGAAAGGAAAGGCAATGTCTTTATTCCTGTTACCCAGAGACGTACTATTTGTTTACTCTAAACTTTTACACCTATTCCAGGAAACTAAGCTATTTTCCTGTCCCTCATTGCCACATGTACGTTTTGCTTAGACCTTAACTATTACTACTACAGAAATGGTTTCTAGCAACGGGCAATAACACGTTTGTAGGGGTAGGTTTTgacggtcgttaagtaccaaatatgaccgtcaatatTCTCAAGGATGAATGAGAACTagcatttcttacacgcatatttagttttagaataatgtagttccacatgTCCTTTGAGAGTATTTGGGTGTAAGTGAATAACCacaaaagaaaggagaaaacacactccCATGGCGAAGAAACACAACTCTGACCAATGAGAGATCACCACGGGGGCAGCACACAGATCCATGGACCCACAAACTGCAGCAAACCGCCTTACTGAGGCGGGTAGCATCCACAACCATCATTGGGATCCACCTGGAAGTCTACCGGACGAAGGCGGTTGTGAGTGGGGCCAGAGGGGGGTCAACCGAACCAACCGTCTCTATCTCCCCTCATCCCCAGCTGACGCGTGGCAGCGGTTGACGGCTTCCCTACGTCGGTTAGATGAGATTCCCCCAAATATTCCTCCTGTAAACCGCCTCTATggacctataaatagaggggtgtgcTCTCCCTTCCAACACACACCAAGaagaatcactctctccctcattTAGTCTCTAagctagtggagttaggctagagtagctttACTCAGGTTCGAGGTCCTCTTGGAGCTAAAGGTATGGCGCGTGTATCTTTATTTCCTTGTTTGACTTTATACTTATCAATAGaatcatcttctttatatagtgttgtgcttggctcATATGCTTCcttgctagtcatatacccttgtcATACTAGTATACTAGGCTTATATGCTCTTGTGATAGTCATATAACCTTGCCATGGTTTAATATGTTTCATATGTAATGCATGTTTAGACTAGTCGATCTATGACACGGCATCGGTCCAATGATCTTTATGGTTGCTCTAGCCCTACGCTTGTCCATCCGGCGGGTGGGAGTCCAAGGGGAGTTAGAGTATTGTTCATCAATGCAAGTATGGTGCTTGGGTTGTATGAGTGGCAtaggatatgagtttgccccacggattgctaggggtaggcAGCAGGTGGTGACAACCTTGTCCGTCCATCATAATCCCCACTTTCAGGTACACTGTACAAGTtcgtaaattagcagtaactatGCTGGCAGACCAGTAGGGTACTATCTCGCTGTAGTGCTTGGATGCATAGAACTAAGTCCTAAATGTGTGTATGTTGTGTATTTGGAGCTGATTTCTAGGGGCAAATCATCCCCCAATTCAATCTTACAAATGCATTTTCAGGATCGGGCTGGCTGCTACAGTACCTACCGATGTTTTCAGTACTGGCTGTTCTTTTCGTCCACCCCTGAAAAAAATGACCTCGCTTCTACAAATCATTTTTATAGCAGTGTATCCTTTGTTGATGCAGCAACTAGGGCAATTTTATTCCTTTCTAGTAAAGGAATGTATAGTTTTTTCCCTCATCAAGGGGCAAGAGCCTCCTCACGACTCCCTGTATCCCAATTTGTCATGGACCTCCTTGTTGCCGGACACTCCCTCCATCTCCTATCTTTGGCAGTTAGCAACCACATGACGCAAGGAAACACTAATCTTAATCCTCTTTCTTATTGACATTGATGACCCTTTTGCTTCTCTACTTGAACGACAACTTTGCTGCTCATTGCCCTAGCTGTTTTTCTGTGAAGGGCTAGCTACGTGTTCCACCACTGCTACAAGAGTGCCAAAAAGCCTTCTGCTCGTGTCTGCCGGGATCAAATGGGGTCCTGGCAAAACCCAATAGCTATAATATGGTCACTTGGCTGTTGATAGTCTATAAGCACACCTAGTCTAGGCATCATCCAATGTCTTTAAACTTTTGTTTGAACAAGAAGGAAAATTGATTAATGTAATGAATAAAATCCATCTTCTATGATTCCTGTTAGGCCCCGTTTGTTAGGATGGAATTGAATCTCATTCTAAGAATCtcattctagcaattagattcAATAGGAATTAAATTCCATAGAATtagattcatttcaattttcttgtttggatgtacaaagaaactaattcctagaattagattccaaatattgtttggttgatTAGAGAGGAAACTACTTCTTTGGAAAATATAGGAAAATACTTAGCACTGTTTTCGAAACTAATACACGAGTTAGAAACTACTTCTCGAGCTAGGAATTAGAAACTAATACTTAGCACTGTTTTCGAAGAAAACCACATCATACACGAGTTACATACCTCCAGCTAGGAAAATATAGATAAAATACAAGATAATACTTTCAGATGAGCTACATATTATTACAAGTTCAATAGATATTATCCATCACTTGATATAGATGAACTAGTTTCTTCACTTGTTGAGCTGTTTTAGAagccacctcttcctcatcctctctgGAAGCGCCAACAGAGACTCGTACTTGCGTGCGTCACCGGtcaggatatcaaataggtccaaCAAAGTGTCTTCATCCAATCCTTGTACTTCATTCAGTGTGtctagaatttcttttgatgttggtCCTTTAGGGGCTTCCTCCTTTAGTGCTTCAGCAAACTTGTCTAGTTTTTCAGCCATCATAGAGGTAAAAGAGTCGCTTGACCGTTGCCTCTTTAAACTTCCtgaagttgccgatgatgtGGGCTCTTTGTTACTAAGATCTTCCTTACTCATGTCTTTTGAGCTCTCAGCTGCAGTCCTTGCCGCTTCACCGGTAGCATGGTCTTTGCCAAACACCAAGCTGATTGAGTCCCAGTACAAGACAGTCTTGTGCCTATAACCAgaagcttctttgtttttctacaaaaaataaatgttgtacTGGTTAGAAAACAAGTATATCACAAAAATTGAAGGACCAGCAGTAATGATACTATCAGGTAACAGAAACAACTTGTATTAGGAGGCCGGCATTACTAGTGAAGCAAATAAAGAATTATGCTGAATGCAAATAGCAATACTAACAAAATTATAGCATTACTGATGAGTTGTTCCTGGCAGAAACAACATGCTCAAGATCACAACTTCTAACCAAGCACCATATGCCTGAACATTTCTAGCCATATGCCTGAACAAATACCGGTAACAACATGTAGGTGCATTGCAAAGCTACCTGTAATGGGGTATCCATTCATAAATAAAGCAAACACCACACAGCTACCTCTTAACAGTTGAAAATAAAAACTGAGAGGATGCCAGATGCTTGTTGAGGGATAATATCACTTCCAAGATGAGCGTCAAAAGTAAAAACAGTTTTGGCCAACTTATGACTATGGCTGAAATGTCCATATATTCTTGCGTCGATGGCCAGAGAATAAGCAAGCAATGACCACTGCATTAATTAGGTAAAGAATTCTAGTAGTTTTATTGTTCTTTTCACTTTCACGTTGATTTTTCAGAAGCTGATCAAAATCAAGATAGACTTGTATCTCAGGGCCCAGCTGAATTATGATTGTTGGAAAGATAAGATATAATCTGTTATTTGGACCTCTAGTTCTTACATAACAATTGTTGGAGTTGAACAGTTTACACACTATCAACAGAAGAAAACTTCCAGTCTAGCAGAGTGTGGACGCTGATGGTTTTGATCAAAGGAAATGTTCAGTTATCCACAGTTCCACACCAATGTGACATGCCACGAGTGTCAGGTCAATATCCTGATAGGATATAAAACCCGTAAGCTATCTAGCTGTCTCCAGAACCTTAACATAAAACAGAGGCAGATAAACCAAAAAGACGTGACATGACCATTCTTTTTCAACTGTTAACATTCATAAGAACAGTACTACGTATAACAATGTTATATAACAATAAACAGTAAACTCCATGACATTAAATAGTGGTACGAGAGAACACAACTTACAACTACATATAACAATAATAAATACGATTGAAACTTACCGCCACATATTCTTCCCATACAGCATCACTATCAACagatattttgtttttgttccaatcccaaccaaatccacttgattccagcataccattgatgatagtgTAGTGTTTGTCAAAGGTCTTGTTCCTCGCCATGATATTGTCTTTTGAGATATCCACATTACACTTTTCTCGGACATTCTTGATAGCAGCTGTATAGACATGAGACTTCCACCCATTCTGGCATCTGTCACCCTTGTTATAGTACTCCACAAATGTGTCAAGAAGAGCCTTGTCCATGTCATCATTCCAAGAAATGTAACCCCTGCCCGAGCCTGACTTCTTGCCCTTCTCCATATCCTACAGGAAAAATGTTCACAAAAGGTTATTAGTAAAATATCAGGAAGCAAAACCAAATATCATAAGTTTAAGCATGcattgatgatagaatttatcATACATTGACCACGTCTTGCTTGGTAATCAGCAAACATTTGGTTAGCTTTGGTATCCCTAAAATTGCTCCATTCATTTGTTGATTGAACATTGGTAATCATACCCacttcactttgaacttcatgaGGTTCAAAAGATATTACTTGATCAACTTGGTGTATAAGTAaatcatccatatctctctgtcTATCAATTACAAAATTGtgcaatatgcagcaagcattaatgatcctaatctgcaagaatttagtagaaatgagTTACATGCTAGCTAAGGTCATTCAGAGGTGAATTTCAAGCTAGGTTACTACGGAATACCTGATTTTGTAAGTCAAAATATGAGTTGCTTCTTAGTATAGCCCACCTCATCTTTAATAGCCCAAATGTTCTCTCTATCACATTTCTAGCAGTTGAATGGCGCAAATTGAATAGTTCTTTGGCAGTGGATGGGTTATGCCCTTGAGCagcccactcattcaagtggtagCGAGTGGATCGATATGGAGCAAGAAAGCCCGGTCCATTGGTGTATCCCGCATCTACTAGATAGTATTTCCCACTTGGAATAACAAATGCATCGTCCCGAGACATTGCATCACGTAGCACACGTGAATCTGAAGCTGATCCTTCCCATCCCGCTAAGACATAAACAAATTTCATGTGACGATCACAAACCCCCAAAACATTGGTGGTAATCTGTTGCTTCCTATTCCTATACCTCCCTTGGTCAGCCAAAGGCACAAAAACGTCAATGTGTGTACCATCTAATGCTCCAAGGCAATCTTCAAACCACTTCCACTTGGAATCCTCAGGTTCTACAACTGATGGATCAGGAAGCTTGATAAATTCATGGCATAATGATAGAATACCTCTAAGCACCTCATTGAAGTGACGGCAGATTGGCTCAAGTGACCATCCATATGAGCTACGAATCATCCTCATCTTAGTGCCATGACCCACTACAAGCAAAAAGATTGCTACCTTTTCTTCTACCGACACATTCTTGTTATCACACATACCACATCTCTCACGTAAGATGGCACATAGGTCATAAAATGATCTCTTAGTTAGGCGCAAACTATCATAGCAATAGACATTTGATCCTTGGTACAGATTTCTTAGCATTTGTTTGCGTGTAGCTACATCTCTCTCAACCACTTCATTTGGATCAACAATATGTCTAGGTCTCTTACGCTGATACCAGTGCACAATCATGCTCATGACAGCAGAAACATACACTGCTGTCACTAATAATATTTAATTACACTAATCATGCATCAATCATAAGCTTTTCTGAAGCACTACTAGTGTTTTTCCTTAGTCAGTTGTCCTATGTCCTTGTCAGAGATCGAACATCCTGCAGCTTCAAACTATTTACAGATTAGTTTCCTTTTCAAATGCTACGCTTTCTTATGAGCAGGTAAGAGTTGATGCCTTTTCCTCCAAGATATTGACGGCTAGCGTTAACAAACTCATTTTAAATCTCTACCAATAACAGCATGGCTTTACCTGACACTGACATGTATCAATTACAAGGTTAGACACCGCATTAAGCTTCCCATGTCACTGAAGAAAACTAACATGGAGGCACAGAGTGATTGGAACTGGGAAAGAAAAATGCACATAAGACAAACTCATCCAGGTCACTCCGTACCATGCTTTAATATTTCAAATAGCTCAGCTCTTAGTATTCCTACAATATTCAGTATTTCAAATAGCCCAGCATGAATCCCAGTGTATATAACAGGAAGAAAAGGGAATTTGATATTTGCTAGTTGTCCATCTGGAACCAATGTAAACAAATATATAACAGGAAGATGGGTAAAAAAGCCAATATCAACCAGAGAGTTGCATCGCTCTAGTAATTTGCACTGCACTACCTATTGATTTTGACACTAGTTTCAGTAATTGAACCTAGGCAAACAGCACATCCAAGGCAAACAGCACATCCAAGGCAAATTATAAAATTGATAATTTTGCATTTCTCATCCAAACTTGTTTATATTATCTAAAAGTTTGAGTTAATTAATAATAGGAAGACCTTCCTGCATGCTCTAAGAAAAAGCTTGACTAATTATACTACTGTGATGGCCTCTTTTGCACTAATTCTGCCAGAAGCCCAGAAAGCATGGTTATACAGATCTACTGCAGCACATACATTAGTGAACATAAATCACCATGCTGAATGAGACTTGTTATCATCAAAACAGGAATTATAAAACAGTAGAAACACATGTACAGAGCTATGGTTTACACAAATCTAGTACATATCTCCATTCTACTGAAAGTAGAAACTAGCAAGCTTAAAACTTTTGATAAACAACTAATTAGCAGTTTCATGCTTAAAACTAGCAAGCTTAAAACTTAGATCTGCAGGACTCACCAAGGCAGGAGTATTGGTGGTGCACGTCGATCTTCCAGTGAGTAAAATGGATAGctgccgagctcctcctcctcccgtccttGTGCTTCCCTTCCCTCAGATCTGTCTACAGCCtctaaaaaaagaacaaatcgagtcaagggttagggttaggagaGAAATTGCTGTGTATGTCgacgaggaagagagggagggagagggggaaggagCACCGGCTCACCGCGTGGCGTGTGGTCGCCGGCGAGAAGCTgctcgcgcggaggagcggcacgggcggcgcacTCTGTGCACGGGCGGCGCACTCTGTGCCGGCTCTGGAGGGGGTCGACGGAGGagggggcagcggaggagggggccggcggaggaagtggaggagggggcggcggagaagtggaggagggggcggcggaggaagtgggcggcggcgcaaggggaaggagtcggggcggcgcgcgcggggggaAAGAGGTCGGGGAAGGAGACCGAGGAAACGATTTCCTCTTTTTTGGGTCGGAATGTGCGGGGGGAAAGATTTAGATAGATTGGAATCCTGAGGAATCCCTCTTTCCAATTCCGGGAGCAGCCAAACAAGATGGCTTTGGAAATTAATTCCAATTCCAGCCAATTCCaatgaaacaaacaggcccttatgTTATTTTAGTTGTAAGATTCCTGTTATGTAATGAAACATCTCTAGTGATTTTTCACATATTTTAGGAGATTTTGAATATGTTACATTTCACATATTTACGGAGAGAAATGGATCGAATACGGAGGGATATATACGGATACGAATGCAGATAGTCTTTATTTTTCAGATTATGTTTTGGATATGATAGTGTTATATATGTCGGATATTGATATCTTATCCTATTTGCATATCAAATGTTCAACTTTAGTATTCGGATATGAATATTGTATGCATATTGAATATTCTTTAGCATTCAAATACGGATTATCTGTTTAGTCTTCATACCCCTCCGGCCAGACGGATGATCGGATAATATTGTTAGAGATATACTTGTAACGAGTTTTGTACTATTGTGATCTTAGAGATTGACTCGGGTTGCTTAGGGATGGGATATTCTTGTAGTTCAAGTTATAAGGCAAACGAGTCCTAGATGATCACAATAGCACTCATGTAAGTCTCTTGGTGAATTTCACCCTATATTAACATGCAACCGTGGCCGACCaagataggcaaccacgttTCCTCCAATtcttacatggtaatcagagcatccTCTTCCACAAACATCCACAACCTCCCAAACTAATCCATGGCATCATCATCTGCCCTAGAGCCGGCACTACTAGGGGTTGTCTCTGAGAAATTAACTCGAGACAACTACATCCTATGAAAGGCTCAATTCCTTCCTGCTATAGACGAGCTCAACTCATGGGGATCCTAGATGGATCTACCCCTGAGCCACCCAAAACTCTGGAGGTGGTCAAGGCAGACGGCAAGAAGGAGATCATCCACAACTCTAAGTACGACTCCTGGATTGCAAAAGATCAGCAAGTACTAAGCTACCTGCTGAATTCTCTCACCAAGGATGCATTAGCACCGGTGGCAACATCAACCATAGCAGTAGAAGCATGGGGGGCACTTGAGAGGATGTTCTCAGCACACTCCAAGGCACGGATTGCAAATCTGCGCGTCCTACTCTCCACAACCAAGAAGAGGATCATGTCCTCCTCAGCTTATTTCACCAAGATGTGTTCCTTCCAAGATGAATTAGTCACGGTTGGAAAGATTATAGATGATGATAAGATG
It includes:
- the LOC101765143 gene encoding uncharacterized protein LOC101765143 is translated as MFNQQMNGAILGIPKLTKCLLITKQDVVNDMEKGKKSGSGRGYISWNDDMDKALLDTFVEYYNKGDRCQNGWKSHVYTAAIKNVREKCNVDISKDNIMARNKTFDKHYTIINGMLESSGFGWDWNKNKISVDSDAVWEEYVAKNKEASGYRHKTVLYWDSISLVFGKDHATGEAARTAAESSKDMSKEDLSNKEPTSSATSGSLKRQRSSDSFTSMMAEKLDKFAEALKEEAPKGPTSKEILDTLNEVQGLDEDTLLDLFDILTGDARKYESLLALPERMRKRWLLKQLNK